A DNA window from Agarivorans sp. TSD2052 contains the following coding sequences:
- a CDS encoding glycosyltransferase gives MKISVVNKWDIGGGAARAAWRLASKLKQSHDLIYYVNVKESNFDYVHLVDQFIGKEEEEGLCQWKKIDENRTDVSSTYFSCSLVTLDDEVIAEICASDVINLHWIEKFISPDTLTKLANSGKPIVWTLHDERPFTGGCHYTNGCYEFSTNTCRNCIQLKDNSHRLAHKVLKDKITALKNADLTIVTPSKWLGEQAKKSELFGKHRVEVIPNSLEIDIYKPTDKTLAKKQLGIDPSEFVILFGAQSAKEKRKGFDELVKATEYFDKMRQELSARPVRILTFGEAAVEDWEISTPIQSLGTISEDEKLALVYSAADVFVIPSKEDNLPNTILESMACGTPVIGFNIGGVGDLVRNNETGFLVPIISSVGLAHAMLNSLVDESHLNKLSAYCVDFARIGYNQNVQSRNYIKLFHELLA, from the coding sequence ATGAAAATTTCAGTAGTAAATAAATGGGATATTGGTGGAGGAGCTGCTCGTGCGGCTTGGAGACTAGCATCCAAGCTAAAGCAAAGTCATGACTTAATTTATTATGTTAATGTCAAAGAGTCGAATTTTGATTATGTGCATTTAGTTGATCAATTTATCGGTAAAGAAGAAGAAGAAGGACTTTGTCAATGGAAAAAAATTGATGAAAATAGAACAGACGTCTCTAGCACTTATTTTAGCTGTAGTCTTGTTACGTTAGATGATGAAGTTATAGCCGAAATCTGCGCTAGCGATGTAATAAATTTACATTGGATAGAAAAATTCATATCACCAGATACGCTAACAAAATTAGCGAATTCTGGTAAGCCTATTGTATGGACATTACATGATGAAAGACCTTTCACTGGAGGCTGTCATTATACAAATGGGTGTTACGAATTTTCGACAAACACTTGTCGAAACTGTATTCAGTTAAAAGATAACAGCCACCGGCTAGCACACAAAGTATTAAAAGATAAAATTACAGCCTTAAAAAATGCAGATCTTACGATCGTAACACCAAGTAAATGGCTTGGTGAGCAAGCAAAGAAAAGTGAATTATTTGGTAAGCATAGGGTTGAAGTGATACCAAACTCTTTAGAGATTGATATTTATAAGCCAACGGATAAAACTTTAGCGAAAAAGCAATTAGGTATTGACCCAAGCGAGTTTGTTATTTTATTTGGTGCTCAAAGTGCCAAAGAAAAGCGCAAAGGTTTTGATGAGCTTGTAAAAGCTACAGAATATTTCGACAAAATGAGACAAGAATTGAGTGCGAGGCCTGTTCGAATATTGACCTTTGGAGAGGCCGCCGTTGAAGATTGGGAGATCTCCACTCCTATCCAAAGCCTAGGCACAATCAGTGAAGATGAGAAGCTAGCGTTAGTGTATAGCGCTGCTGATGTGTTTGTTATTCCATCCAAAGAAGATAACCTCCCTAACACTATTTTAGAGTCCATGGCATGTGGAACGCCAGTGATTGGTTTTAATATAGGAGGCGTCGGTGATTTGGTAAGAAATAATGAAACCGGGTTTTTAGTTCCCATCATTTCTTCAGTCGGATTAGCGCATGCAATGTTGAACTCGTTAGTAGATGAAAGTCATCTCAATAAACTTTCAGCATATTGCGTCGATTTCGCTAGAATTGGTTACAATCAAAATGTTCAATCAAGAAATTATATTAAACTGTTTCATGAATTGCTTGCTTAG
- a CDS encoding sulfotransferase domain-containing protein: MNKVIEISSYPKCGNTWLRYIIGQIFMLDPNKEIPDVHQHNYRTKEIMKSAVLKYDSYSFYKSHVLDNPNMKCDKVVLIYRNPLDVFFSSMNYFHLHKMTEQFKGGIVKNVDELVSAGELDYYFNKFCDDVGSGYFSSMLGERSNYKKYLQDAFNNDKVVSIRYEDLVDEPVVTVRNLLNKLMPNEAIELDLDIFVEVDEKTKFSNNSFFWKAKKNTHLDYLSKEQVEYFYSKNGYFNSLGYE; the protein is encoded by the coding sequence ATGAATAAAGTTATTGAAATATCCTCTTACCCTAAATGTGGTAATACATGGCTGAGATATATCATTGGCCAAATTTTTATGTTAGATCCTAATAAGGAAATACCTGACGTTCATCAACATAATTATAGAACTAAGGAGATTATGAAATCAGCGGTTTTAAAATACGATAGTTATTCGTTTTACAAGTCACATGTATTAGATAATCCTAATATGAAATGTGATAAGGTAGTGTTGATATATCGAAATCCACTGGATGTATTTTTCTCTAGTATGAACTATTTTCATTTGCATAAAATGACTGAGCAGTTTAAAGGTGGGATTGTTAAAAATGTAGATGAGCTAGTCTCCGCAGGAGAACTTGATTACTACTTTAATAAGTTTTGTGATGATGTTGGTAGCGGATATTTTAGTTCGATGTTAGGTGAAAGATCAAATTATAAAAAGTATCTACAAGATGCGTTCAATAATGACAAAGTCGTTTCGATACGTTATGAGGACTTAGTGGATGAACCGGTCGTAACGGTAAGAAATCTGTTGAACAAGTTGATGCCAAATGAAGCAATTGAATTAGACTTGGACATTTTTGTTGAAGTGGATGAAAAAACAAAATTTAGTAATAATTCTTTTTTCTGGAAGGCGAAAAAGAATACCCACCTAGACTATCTTTCAAAAGAACAAGTTGAATACTTCTATTCTAAAAATGGTTACTTTAATTCCTTAGGTTACGAATAG
- the gmd gene encoding GDP-mannose 4,6-dehydratase — translation MKKALITGVTGQDGSYLAEFLLEKGYEVHGIKRRASLFNTARVDHIYQDVHEENPRFFLHYGDLTDSSNLTRILKEVEPDEVYNLGAQSHVAVSFEAPEYTADVDAMGTLRLLEAIRFLGLEKKTKFYQASTSELYGEVQEIPQTETTPFHPRSPYAVAKMYAYWIVVNYRESYGMHACNGILFNHESPRRGETFVTRKITRAIANISQGLEPCLYLGNMDALRDWGHAKDYVRMQWMMLQQDVAEDFVIATGKQISVREFVRMSAAEAGIQLEFSGEGVDEIATVVAISGNDAPGVKVGDVIVKVDPRYFRPAEVETLLGNPAKAKAKLGWVPEITVEEMCAEMVAYDLSKAKQHALLEQHGFDVSVAKE, via the coding sequence ATGAAAAAAGCACTTATCACCGGTGTAACCGGTCAAGACGGCTCTTATTTAGCCGAGTTTTTACTAGAAAAGGGTTATGAAGTACATGGCATTAAACGCCGCGCATCATTGTTTAACACCGCGCGAGTAGATCATATTTACCAAGACGTGCATGAAGAAAACCCGCGTTTCTTTTTGCATTATGGTGATTTAACCGACAGTTCAAACTTAACCCGTATTTTAAAAGAAGTTGAGCCAGATGAAGTATACAACTTAGGCGCACAGTCGCATGTTGCGGTATCATTTGAGGCACCAGAGTATACTGCAGATGTAGATGCCATGGGCACTTTGCGTTTGTTGGAGGCTATTCGCTTTTTAGGCTTAGAGAAAAAGACTAAGTTTTATCAAGCGTCGACTTCTGAGCTTTACGGTGAAGTGCAAGAGATCCCCCAAACTGAGACCACGCCATTTCACCCGCGCTCACCTTATGCAGTGGCTAAAATGTATGCTTATTGGATAGTGGTTAACTATCGCGAGTCTTATGGCATGCACGCCTGTAACGGTATTTTGTTTAACCATGAGTCACCACGCCGTGGTGAAACCTTTGTTACCCGTAAAATCACCCGTGCTATTGCCAATATCTCGCAGGGTTTAGAGCCTTGTTTGTATTTAGGTAATATGGATGCACTCCGTGATTGGGGCCATGCTAAAGATTACGTGCGCATGCAATGGATGATGCTTCAGCAAGATGTAGCCGAAGATTTTGTTATTGCCACGGGCAAACAAATTTCGGTGCGTGAATTTGTGCGCATGTCTGCCGCAGAAGCCGGCATCCAGTTGGAATTTAGCGGCGAAGGTGTAGATGAAATCGCGACTGTTGTGGCTATTTCGGGTAACGATGCGCCTGGTGTTAAGGTTGGCGATGTAATTGTAAAAGTTGACCCTCGCTATTTCCGCCCTGCAGAGGTAGAAACCTTATTGGGTAACCCAGCGAAAGCCAAAGCAAAATTGGGCTGGGTACCAGAGATTACCGTTGAAGAAATGTGTGCTGAAATGGTTGCCTATGATTTAAGTAAAGCTAAGCAACATGCCTTGCTTGAACAGCACGGTTTTGATGTTTCTGTAGCGAAAGAATAA
- a CDS encoding SCP2 sterol-binding domain-containing protein: MNKIILTAAIRLLPNKLQSRAVSKALNYVISAQSLDSSKVTSLAINIIDLKKSWRFSVSSRGFEPVNDSSTHSGLVTVAASLLTFHSIQTKQDLIKALDVGELVVSGETAEKEYVISVLKAVDAHKITSLIGHGYSFLRIKRPEKWTIHNVTLQDIKGPADVGFLRDEALRLESTNLELALKLMEIAHQARPRGPFIRRKVEEYRAALKAE; encoded by the coding sequence ATGAATAAAATAATCCTTACCGCTGCCATACGACTACTGCCTAATAAACTGCAATCGCGCGCGGTGTCAAAGGCTTTGAACTATGTTATTTCGGCTCAATCACTTGATTCTAGCAAAGTGACGAGCTTAGCCATTAACATCATTGACCTTAAAAAGTCGTGGCGTTTTTCAGTGTCTTCTCGTGGTTTTGAGCCTGTCAACGACAGTAGCACTCACTCAGGCTTAGTTACTGTAGCGGCGAGTCTGCTCACATTTCACTCGATTCAGACTAAACAAGACTTAATTAAGGCCTTAGATGTAGGGGAGCTCGTGGTCAGTGGGGAAACTGCAGAAAAAGAGTATGTTATTTCAGTGTTGAAAGCAGTAGACGCGCATAAAATAACCTCCCTAATTGGACACGGCTATTCTTTTCTTCGTATTAAACGACCAGAAAAGTGGACTATTCATAACGTGACCCTACAGGATATTAAGGGCCCAGCAGACGTTGGTTTCTTGAGAGATGAGGCGCTGAGGTTAGAATCAACCAACCTAGAACTCGCCTTAAAGCTAATGGAAATTGCCCACCAAGCACGGCCCAGGGGCCCTTTTATTCGGCGTAAAGTAGAAGAATATCGGGCTGCTTTAAAGGCTGAATGA
- a CDS encoding GSCFA domain-containing protein, translated as MKDTEVGSIASERKGSGPKSWAESYWHVENATEYPQLNRVFEDVNNCIKEYVVTGHTPTKPLLNNNSNVVTIGSCFAAELRHFLTSAGLSSNSFWIPSGLNNTFALRDFLNWVITGEETSKGYRYERNLDGVVSDWTPEYERGFYLSQFKSASAFVFTLGLAEIWEDSLTNKVFWRGIPESVFEKGRHNFRLSSVSENTENINAIIKLLQLVNKDAPVILTLSPVPLKASFQGQSCVTADCVSKSTLRVALHEALATAPDNTFYWPSFEIVKWLGCHLPYPVYGTDDSVVRHVSRYMVLQILKAFTETYYGKEISAKVFSDFSSTLEEFEGKEGEPPMIYKGTVTSG; from the coding sequence ATGAAAGATACCGAAGTGGGTAGTATTGCCTCAGAACGTAAAGGCAGTGGTCCAAAGTCTTGGGCGGAGAGTTATTGGCATGTGGAAAATGCCACCGAATACCCACAGCTTAATCGAGTATTTGAAGATGTTAACAATTGTATAAAGGAGTATGTGGTTACTGGGCATACTCCAACTAAGCCTTTGTTAAACAATAATAGTAATGTTGTTACTATCGGCTCTTGTTTTGCTGCTGAACTAAGGCATTTCCTAACTTCAGCGGGATTGTCCTCAAATAGCTTTTGGATTCCCTCGGGCCTTAATAATACTTTCGCCTTGAGAGATTTTTTGAACTGGGTTATTACTGGTGAAGAAACGTCAAAAGGCTATCGCTACGAGCGAAATCTTGATGGTGTTGTTAGTGACTGGACGCCTGAATATGAGCGTGGTTTCTATCTGAGTCAGTTTAAATCGGCTTCCGCATTTGTCTTTACTTTGGGCTTAGCTGAAATTTGGGAAGACAGCCTAACCAATAAAGTGTTTTGGCGCGGCATCCCTGAATCTGTTTTCGAAAAAGGAAGGCATAACTTTAGGTTATCTAGTGTTTCAGAAAATACCGAAAACATTAACGCCATTATCAAATTGTTACAGCTGGTGAATAAAGATGCCCCTGTTATTTTAACTTTATCCCCTGTGCCTCTTAAAGCATCATTTCAGGGACAATCATGTGTTACTGCCGATTGTGTTTCTAAATCTACGCTAAGAGTAGCGTTACATGAAGCTTTGGCTACGGCCCCAGATAATACGTTTTATTGGCCATCATTTGAAATAGTAAAGTGGCTTGGCTGTCATCTACCTTATCCAGTATACGGTACTGATGACTCTGTGGTTCGTCATGTATCTAGGTATATGGTTTTGCAAATACTTAAAGCGTTTACTGAGACTTATTATGGTAAGGAAATTAGCGCTAAAGTGTTCAGCGATTTTTCGTCAACGCTTGAAGAGTTCGAGGGTAAAGAGGGCGAGCCTCCCATGATATATAAAGGTACGGTCACCTCAGGTTAG
- a CDS encoding glycosyltransferase: protein MTAHSCNTTAKGHIDSIDSGRINGWFYDPLWADTPEFFLAIEDQVIKAVPDIYRADLAEAGFANGVCAFSVLLEQTYQELAGKVIRLQDIRQNAVSEALIDDDRYDAITLQLEGLEAHQLVFNYAGVELGAYTTILYCNGAPLATTEHNINAIDGTFVISLPAHFVRPDKALYQLAIKGFPCFVWQSDISDNTNNPNRVIPTKIFAATDIDITGDRIKGLSKALRTTQLSDKKKRLIPTAYSVLTGHQNCTICLPAVLEPKVTLILPPFISAADAKMMISSVILTLLEASYEIIWITNTPEAFSVNNLVTLNCNDQYTSAMAKAINAAKGELILFCPYVVEFGLDAIPQLISTMEASKDAFVCCKVVDRNGLTHGNDLHSPIPSERVMSANHPAVNFTQTVRQAIHSCSIYRTKELAHIMETADPVCAELLIQMWQTKVTTDKQVGVYLGNACVYSAIDFHDDSFMSKKIDVMDADANPPPSIKPLTAHFKNEVSLVTKKLSLGTILMLDVQTPSPDKDAGSYAAIQEIGLMQRLGYQVIFVPIDLKYSNAYTKNLQNSGVEVCYSPHYNAIADFIDERLKDISAFYITRYNVAAHFIEFLKKAAPAIPIIFNNADLHFLREVRAALSTHQTDGERQIALAKAHQTKTAELEVMRNVDAILSYNETEHAVICSHLFEQKNIFKCPWVLEPKPQPLPFDDRDGVAFLGGFKHTPNIEAIEFFIEQLMPLFLARSINVKLYIYGSHMPEKYKDLGSSLLEGVGYIENLDDVFQKHRVFIAPLLSGAGIKGKVLESAAYGLPSVLSPIAAESTGLSHNVSTLIAETPEQWVNHIMALHNERALWERISQNARALAEEQYSSKRGLAQMAKVFHFLNLTTTFDTES, encoded by the coding sequence TTGACGGCACATTCTTGCAATACAACCGCAAAGGGTCATATAGATAGCATAGACTCTGGGCGAATAAATGGTTGGTTTTACGACCCGCTCTGGGCTGATACGCCTGAGTTTTTTCTAGCAATAGAAGACCAAGTCATCAAAGCTGTGCCAGATATTTACCGGGCTGATCTCGCAGAGGCGGGTTTTGCCAACGGGGTATGTGCTTTTTCTGTGCTGCTTGAACAAACCTACCAAGAGTTGGCAGGCAAGGTTATTCGCCTACAAGACATTAGGCAAAACGCAGTGTCTGAAGCCTTAATCGACGATGATCGTTACGACGCCATAACCCTTCAGCTAGAAGGATTGGAGGCACACCAGCTAGTATTCAACTATGCGGGTGTAGAGCTAGGTGCTTATACCACGATACTTTATTGTAATGGAGCGCCTTTAGCTACAACAGAGCACAACATAAATGCCATTGATGGCACGTTTGTTATCTCACTACCGGCCCATTTTGTTAGACCAGATAAAGCGTTGTATCAGTTAGCAATTAAAGGCTTCCCTTGTTTTGTATGGCAATCAGACATTAGTGATAACACTAACAACCCTAATCGTGTCATACCAACGAAAATATTCGCCGCTACTGACATCGATATAACAGGGGATAGAATAAAAGGGCTCTCTAAGGCTTTACGTACAACGCAGTTATCTGACAAAAAAAAGCGCCTTATTCCTACTGCTTATTCTGTATTAACGGGGCACCAAAACTGTACCATTTGTTTACCAGCAGTATTAGAACCTAAAGTCACGCTTATCCTTCCGCCATTTATCAGTGCTGCCGACGCAAAGATGATGATTTCATCGGTAATACTAACGTTGCTAGAAGCGTCTTATGAAATAATTTGGATCACCAATACCCCTGAGGCCTTCTCTGTAAACAACTTAGTGACATTGAATTGTAACGACCAATATACAAGCGCTATGGCAAAGGCTATTAATGCGGCAAAGGGCGAATTGATACTCTTTTGCCCTTACGTTGTCGAGTTTGGCTTAGACGCCATACCGCAGCTGATCAGCACAATGGAAGCATCAAAGGATGCTTTTGTTTGTTGCAAGGTAGTCGATCGCAATGGTTTAACTCATGGTAATGATTTGCACTCACCAATACCCTCGGAACGCGTTATGAGTGCGAACCATCCTGCTGTAAATTTCACGCAAACCGTTCGCCAAGCGATTCATTCTTGCAGTATTTATCGCACCAAAGAACTTGCCCATATTATGGAAACCGCAGACCCTGTTTGTGCAGAGCTGCTTATACAGATGTGGCAAACTAAAGTAACTACCGATAAGCAGGTTGGTGTATATCTCGGTAATGCTTGTGTTTACTCAGCGATTGATTTTCATGACGATTCGTTTATGTCGAAAAAAATCGATGTTATGGATGCTGACGCTAATCCGCCCCCGTCTATAAAGCCGTTAACAGCACATTTTAAAAATGAAGTGTCGCTAGTCACAAAAAAGTTATCGCTCGGCACTATATTAATGTTAGACGTGCAAACGCCTTCTCCAGATAAAGACGCCGGCTCTTACGCTGCAATTCAAGAAATAGGTCTTATGCAGCGTTTAGGTTATCAGGTTATTTTTGTTCCCATTGATTTGAAGTATTCAAATGCCTATACAAAAAATTTGCAAAATAGTGGGGTAGAGGTATGTTACAGCCCTCATTATAACGCTATCGCAGACTTCATTGATGAGCGGCTTAAAGACATAAGTGCTTTTTATATCACGCGCTATAACGTAGCAGCGCACTTTATTGAATTTTTAAAGAAGGCTGCGCCAGCGATACCTATTATTTTCAATAATGCAGATTTACACTTTTTAAGAGAGGTTCGAGCAGCCCTGTCAACCCATCAAACCGACGGAGAGCGCCAAATCGCCCTGGCTAAGGCCCATCAAACTAAAACCGCAGAGTTAGAGGTGATGCGCAACGTAGATGCGATTCTTTCTTACAATGAAACAGAGCATGCGGTTATCTGCTCCCACCTGTTCGAGCAAAAAAACATTTTTAAGTGCCCGTGGGTTCTGGAACCGAAGCCTCAACCGCTGCCCTTTGATGACCGGGATGGCGTAGCCTTTTTAGGCGGATTTAAGCACACGCCTAATATTGAAGCGATAGAGTTCTTTATTGAACAGCTTATGCCTCTTTTTCTTGCGCGGTCCATCAATGTAAAACTGTATATATATGGCAGTCATATGCCTGAAAAATATAAAGATCTAGGCAGTTCGTTGCTTGAAGGTGTTGGCTATATCGAAAACTTAGACGATGTTTTTCAAAAACACCGGGTGTTTATCGCGCCGTTATTATCTGGAGCCGGAATTAAAGGTAAAGTACTCGAATCTGCCGCTTATGGCTTACCAAGTGTCTTGTCGCCGATTGCTGCTGAGAGTACCGGTTTGTCTCACAATGTTAGTACCCTTATTGCAGAAACCCCTGAGCAATGGGTAAACCATATTATGGCCCTGCATAATGAACGCGCCCTATGGGAGAGAATTTCGCAAAACGCTAGAGCGCTCGCAGAGGAACAATATTCTTCAAAGAGGGGCTTGGCACAAATGGCTAAAGTGTTCCACTTTTTAAATTTAACCACCACTTTTGATACGGAAAGCTAA
- the fcl gene encoding GDP-L-fucose synthase, with product MNKVFVAGHRGMVGSAIVRQLEQRADVEVVTRSRNELDLTNQQAVADFFAKENIEQVYLAAAKVGGIHANNTYPAEFIYQNLMIECNIIHSAYKSGVKHLLFLGSSCIYPKMAEQPMKETALLTGTLEETNEPYAIAKIAGIKLCESYNRQYGLDYRSVMPTNLYGPHDNFHPENSHVIPALLRRFHEATLRGDKQVAAWGSGKPMREFLHVDDMAAASIHVMELDKATYDTNTSAMLSHINVGTGVDCTIRELVETVAKVTGFSGDIVWDTTKPDGAPRKLMDVSRLADLGWRYNYNLEEGLKDAYQWFLDNQDNFRS from the coding sequence ATGAATAAAGTATTTGTAGCCGGCCATCGCGGTATGGTGGGCTCTGCCATTGTTAGGCAGTTAGAACAACGTGCTGATGTTGAAGTCGTTACACGTAGCCGCAACGAGTTAGATTTAACCAACCAACAAGCGGTTGCCGATTTCTTTGCCAAAGAAAATATTGAGCAGGTTTATTTAGCGGCCGCTAAAGTAGGGGGTATCCATGCCAATAATACCTATCCTGCAGAGTTTATTTATCAAAACCTGATGATAGAGTGCAATATCATTCACTCGGCTTATAAAAGTGGTGTTAAGCATCTGCTGTTTTTGGGCTCGTCGTGTATTTATCCTAAAATGGCTGAACAGCCGATGAAAGAAACGGCGCTGTTAACTGGTACCCTAGAAGAAACCAACGAGCCTTATGCCATCGCTAAAATCGCCGGCATTAAGTTATGTGAATCGTACAACCGCCAATATGGGCTTGATTACCGTAGCGTAATGCCAACCAACTTGTACGGCCCGCACGATAACTTCCACCCAGAAAACTCGCATGTTATTCCTGCGTTGTTACGTCGTTTTCATGAGGCTACCCTACGCGGTGATAAACAGGTAGCGGCCTGGGGCAGCGGTAAACCAATGCGTGAGTTTTTGCATGTGGATGATATGGCTGCCGCGTCGATCCATGTTATGGAGTTAGACAAAGCCACTTACGATACGAATACCTCAGCAATGCTAAGCCATATTAACGTGGGTACAGGGGTAGACTGCACCATTCGCGAACTAGTAGAAACAGTAGCTAAGGTAACTGGCTTTAGCGGTGACATAGTATGGGACACCACTAAGCCAGATGGTGCACCAAGAAAACTCATGGACGTCAGTCGTTTAGCTGATTTAGGTTGGCGTTATAACTATAACCTTGAAGAGGGCCTAAAGGATGCTTATCAATGGTTTTTAGACAATCAAGATAACTTTAGAAGCTAG
- a CDS encoding HAD family hydrolase, with amino-acid sequence MSKLVSSFKYVTFDLFDTLIVRRYLKPAKVFSVMEKEASLAGMSSEGFAKRRIDAEFKAREVHHFNKEVTFDEIYLHNELSSNYSPEQLTWFRNKELELERNSIFSNSKAVKQLDELRDKGAVIVFITDIYLPESFIKETIERLGIFKPQDKLYVSSSIGVMKSNGELFKHVFADLGAKPTDFAHYGDNFNSDVEQPAKLGMTSFHFKDTFATRYESNNEQSESVEMLLGVSRCNRLAYSYDDANQQAIHEVTSNVSAPLMFNFTLWTIQQALAKGIKTIFYFARDGQILFNMASKIIDKFYKGKIEAKYLYVSRQALLFPALKSSVEEGFDWIFAPTSLLSADIVLKRINFTSDEFRNELRACGLTDTHSHLTERQRDKLRDFLILHNELIIERAEEFRDNLIGYLTQESFFNAKNVSIVDIGWGGTLQYSISKIATELNKEVNLHGHYFGVRKRKVYKISDTMSAWFTDHDDEINLLDRQAYIVPMTELFTMADHGGANFYKNNGEKFIPVLREKNNNVGLRWGVKVQHASMMSFTNMLLDVVQYEQLASFPTDNITLLEENYRRFFLAPTKAEAIAYCSYNDSEDQSESYYRLMGRPYTYTELKEYFSNDFMHHHNEWRQGSLKLTSQPLVNFVFKRFQQVSSV; translated from the coding sequence ATGAGTAAGCTAGTTAGTTCCTTTAAATATGTGACGTTTGACCTTTTCGATACGTTGATTGTGCGCCGATACCTTAAGCCTGCTAAGGTTTTTTCTGTAATGGAGAAGGAAGCATCTTTGGCTGGTATGAGTAGCGAAGGATTCGCTAAAAGAAGAATTGATGCAGAGTTCAAAGCTAGAGAAGTTCACCACTTCAACAAAGAAGTAACCTTTGATGAAATATATTTACACAATGAGCTTAGTTCAAACTACTCACCCGAACAATTAACTTGGTTTCGTAATAAAGAGCTTGAGTTAGAGCGAAATTCAATTTTTTCCAACTCGAAAGCTGTTAAACAACTAGATGAACTGAGGGATAAAGGGGCTGTAATAGTCTTTATTACCGATATCTATCTTCCTGAAAGCTTCATTAAAGAAACGATTGAGCGTTTAGGTATATTTAAACCTCAAGATAAGCTTTATGTATCTTCTAGCATAGGAGTGATGAAATCGAATGGAGAGTTGTTCAAACATGTCTTCGCAGATTTAGGTGCAAAGCCAACAGATTTTGCTCATTATGGAGATAACTTTAATAGTGATGTTGAACAGCCAGCAAAGTTAGGCATGACGTCCTTTCACTTTAAAGATACTTTTGCTACTAGGTACGAAAGCAATAATGAACAATCCGAGTCAGTGGAAATGTTACTCGGCGTTAGTCGTTGCAATCGTCTGGCTTATTCTTATGATGATGCTAACCAACAAGCTATACATGAGGTGACTTCTAATGTGTCAGCGCCTCTTATGTTCAATTTTACGCTTTGGACTATTCAGCAAGCATTAGCTAAGGGGATTAAAACCATTTTTTATTTTGCTCGAGATGGTCAAATATTATTCAACATGGCGAGTAAAATAATTGATAAGTTTTACAAAGGCAAAATTGAAGCTAAGTACCTTTATGTGTCGAGGCAGGCCTTACTATTTCCTGCTCTAAAAAGCTCAGTGGAGGAGGGCTTTGATTGGATTTTTGCTCCAACTTCCTTGTTGAGCGCAGATATAGTCTTAAAACGGATTAACTTTACAAGCGACGAGTTTAGAAATGAATTAAGGGCCTGTGGGTTAACCGACACTCATTCTCATCTAACCGAGCGTCAGCGAGATAAATTAAGAGATTTTCTAATACTGCACAATGAGTTGATTATTGAACGCGCTGAAGAATTTCGAGATAACTTAATTGGTTATCTTACCCAAGAAAGTTTTTTTAATGCAAAAAATGTCTCAATTGTTGATATTGGCTGGGGAGGGACACTTCAATATTCTATTTCTAAAATTGCTACGGAATTAAATAAAGAAGTCAACCTTCATGGCCATTACTTCGGTGTCAGAAAAAGAAAAGTTTACAAGATTTCAGACACTATGTCGGCTTGGTTTACTGATCACGATGATGAGATTAACCTGCTAGATAGACAGGCTTATATTGTTCCGATGACAGAGCTTTTTACAATGGCTGATCACGGCGGGGCAAACTTTTACAAAAACAATGGTGAAAAATTTATTCCGGTATTGCGAGAAAAAAATAATAACGTAGGTCTTCGCTGGGGAGTTAAAGTACAACACGCCTCTATGATGTCCTTTACCAATATGTTATTGGATGTTGTCCAATACGAACAATTAGCTAGCTTCCCTACAGATAATATCACTTTACTAGAGGAAAACTACCGTCGCTTCTTTTTAGCGCCTACGAAAGCAGAAGCTATCGCGTATTGTTCGTACAATGACTCCGAAGACCAATCAGAGTCTTACTACAGGTTAATGGGAAGGCCATATACTTATACAGAGCTTAAGGAATACTTTTCAAATGATTTTATGCACCATCATAATGAATGGCGGCAGGGCTCGTTAAAATTAACAAGTCAACCCCTTGTTAATTTTGTATTCAAGCGATTTCAACAGGTTTCTTCAGTATGA